A genomic region of Miscanthus floridulus cultivar M001 chromosome 3, ASM1932011v1, whole genome shotgun sequence contains the following coding sequences:
- the LOC136541380 gene encoding uncharacterized protein, with the protein MPPPLPDELVEEVLLRFPPENPAGLVRAALVCRRWRRLVSDPGFRRRFRKFHRRPPMLGMLCNAYDYLKRFHFARFIPMTGSCSRRTDFEGLRVLDARHGRVLVRRGRGSVLAVWNSITNEVRELPFPQESNHWTAAVLCSAAASACDHLDCHHLPYLVVFVCSKYDRETFVYTYSSDAAAWTQQRYLVKSWMGSALVGNALYFGDLIRGTALKYNWELRRTSLIRLPSLSPDSLLTTTEDGGLGLVTRHVSKLYVWSRKDTHEVDNNAIWERRVIELNTVFPVNVIVKTLYLVGSADGIGTIFMRTGDEVYAIDLKTCKVKKVFEGRSTHSVVAYMSFCTPQHWEALVQVRDQVRVAQVHDKLKVHQ; encoded by the exons atgccgccgccgctgccggatgAGCTCGTGGAGGAGGTGCTCCTCCGCTTCCCGCCAGAGAACCCCGCGGGGCTCGTCCGCGCCGCGCTCGTCTGCAGGCGCTGGCGCCGCCTCGTATCCGACCCCGGCTTCCGCCGCCGCTTCCGCAAGTTCCACCGCAGGCCCCCGATGCTGGGGATGCTCTGCAACGCCTACGACTACCTCAAAAGGTTCCACTTTGCCCGATTCATTCCCATGACCGGCTCCTGCTCCCGGCGCACCGACTTCGAGGGCTTGCGCGTGCTGGATGCCCGCCACGGCCGTGTTCTCGTCAGGAGAGGCAGAGGCAGCGTCCTTGCCGTCTGGAACTCCATCACGAATGAGGTGCGGGAGCTTCCCTTTCCGCAGGAGTCAAACCACTGGACCGCTGCAGTCCTCTGTTCCGCTGCTGCCAGCGCTTGcgaccaccttgattgccaccATCTACCCTACCTTGTTGTTTTCGTGTGCTCCAAATATGACCGCGAAACTTTTGTCTACACCTACTCATCCGATGCTGCTGCCTGGACTCAGCAACGTTACCTCGTCAAATCCTGGATGGGCAGTGCGCTTGTGGGGAACGCTCTCTACTTTGGAGATCTGATCAGAGGCACAGCTCTCAAGTACAATTGGGAATTGCGTCGGACGTCGTTGATTCGACTACCATCTCTATCGCCTGATTCTCTGCTTACAACCACGGAGGATGGTGGACTGGGACTCGTCACTAGACATGTCTCCAAACTGTACGTGTGGTCAAGGAAGGATACTCATGAAGTAGATAATAATGCTATATGGGAAAGAAGAGTCATTGAGCTTAACACGGTGTTCCCTGTTAATGTCATCGTCAAAACACTTTATCTGGTTGGCTCTGCGGATGGTATTGGTACCATTTTCATGAGGACGGGCGATGAGGTATATGCAATTGATCTAAAGACCTGTAAGGTGAAGAAGGTATTCGAGGGCAGAAGCACCCACTCTGTTGTTGCATACATGAGCTTCTGCACTCCACAG CATTGGGAGGCACTTGTACAAGTGAGGGACCAAGTGCGAGTTGCTCAAGTGCATGATAAACTTAAGGTGCATCAATGA